The DNA region GAAACCGGGATCGTCCTGACGGCGCGGGGGCTGGAGCAGCAGGTCAACGGGGTCGAGCATACGCTGCAGTACATTAACCTGTGCCTGCTCGCAGGGCACATCGGCAAGCCGGGCAGCGGGTTCGGTTCCGTGACCGGGCAGGCCAACGGGCAGGGCGGCCGCGAGCACGGCCTGAAGGCCGACCAGCTTCCGGGCTACCGGTCAATCGAAGATCCGGGGGCCCGGGAGCATGTGGCCCGCGTCTGGGGGATCGATCCGGCCGAACTGCCCGGCAAAGGGGTCTCCGCCTATGAGCTGTTCGGCAAAATTTTGGACGGCGGCATCAAGGCGATGATCATCCTCGGCTCCAATCCGGTCGTCTCCAGCCCCAATAACGCCCGGGTCGCCGAGGCGCTGGGCAAGCTCGAACTGCTCGTCGTCGTCGACCTGTTCGAAACGGAGACCGCGGCTTACGCGGATTGGCTGCTGCCGGGCACGTCCTTCCTGGAAGCGGAAGGCACGCTGACCAATCTGGAGGGCCGGGTGTTTCACCGGCCCCAGGCTTTTGCTCCGGCAGGGGACAGTCTGCCGGATTACCGGTTCCTCTGCGCCCTGGCCGAGCGGCTGGGCCGGGGGCGGTATTTCCGGTACACGTCGGTTTCGGACGTGTTCGATGAGCTCTGCCGCGCTTCCGCCGGGGGCATAGCCGATTACAGCGGCATGAGCTATTCGCGGCTGAAGGAAGCGCAGGGGCTGTTCTGGCCGTGCCCGGCAGCCGGGGAAGAGGAGGCGGCGAAGCCAGCGGGCCAGCCCGAGGAGCGCAGAGCCGGCGGCGCGTCAGAGACGGCGGGCGGTGGGGCTGCTGCCGAAGGCGGGGGCGGCCACTGCGCCGGGCCCGCTGCCGAGGGCGAGGGCAGCCACTGCGCCGGGCCCGCTGCCGAGGGCGGGGGCAGCCACTGCGCCGGGCCCGCTGCCGAGGGCGGGGGCAGCCACTGCGCCGGGCCCGCTGCCGAGGGCGAGGGCAGCCACTGCGCCGGATCCGCCTTCGGCGACAAAGCCCGGCTCAGAGCCGGAGCCGCTGCCGAGGCCGCGAACGGGAACGGGCTCGAAGCCGCCATCGGCGCCGAGCCCGGAGCGGTGCCCGCAGCCGCTGCGCTTCGCGGCGGGGGCCACCCCGGGACGCCGCGGCTGTTCGCGGGCGGCGTCTTCCCCCGCGCAGGGGGCCGCGCCCGCCTGCACGGGATCACGCCCCGGCCGCCGGCGGAGAGCGCAGATCCGGACTACCCGTATCTGCTGACGACCGGCCGGCTGGCGGGCCACTACCTGAGCGGCGCGCAAACCCGCCGCACGGAGGCGCTGGCGAAGAAGGCGCCGGAGCCGGTGGCGGAGCTGCACCCCGCCCTGGCCGAGCAGCTTCGCCTGCGCCAAGGCGAACGCGTCCGGCTGACGACCCGCCGAGGCTCATTGGAGTTGACCGCCAGGCTGGCCCCC from Paenibacillus macerans includes:
- a CDS encoding molybdopterin oxidoreductase family protein, whose amino-acid sequence is MTLIPTAANPDGRLRTHCCFCSMQCGIDLHPAGKAADALGYEAKPSPDFPVATGKLCQKGLHSITHAAHPGRILVPHRRQEESGDGGRFLPGGAFGAAGRSAGAARRRTTPGAAGPSPAWRPASWTEALDDIASRILRLQEQHGPDSVAVFGGGSLTNEVCYLLGKFARVALRTRYVDYNGRYCMSSAAAAQQRAFGIDRGLNFPLDDIPKAKYIILAGTNIAECQPTMMPYLLAAKKQGAVLVTIDPRQTLTSKIADIHITLQPGHDSLLVGGMLHVLLEENLYDAEFVSARTEGLEEVREAVRPFPPERVAALTGVAEETIRAVARGFAAAETGIVLTARGLEQQVNGVEHTLQYINLCLLAGHIGKPGSGFGSVTGQANGQGGREHGLKADQLPGYRSIEDPGAREHVARVWGIDPAELPGKGVSAYELFGKILDGGIKAMIILGSNPVVSSPNNARVAEALGKLELLVVVDLFETETAAYADWLLPGTSFLEAEGTLTNLEGRVFHRPQAFAPAGDSLPDYRFLCALAERLGRGRYFRYTSVSDVFDELCRASAGGIADYSGMSYSRLKEAQGLFWPCPAAGEEEAAKPAGQPEERRAGGASETAGGGAAAEGGGGHCAGPAAEGEGSHCAGPAAEGGGSHCAGPAAEGGGSHCAGPAAEGEGSHCAGSAFGDKARLRAGAAAEAANGNGLEAAIGAEPGAVPAAAALRGGGHPGTPRLFAGGVFPRAGGRARLHGITPRPPAESADPDYPYLLTTGRLAGHYLSGAQTRRTEALAKKAPEPVAELHPALAEQLRLRQGERVRLTTRRGSLELTARLAPGIHPKTVFVPFHWGGELAVNRLTNDALHPISRMPEFKICAVRMERVEPVNDPEVPETEQLEKIQ